The Bradyrhizobium sp. CCGB01 genome segment TCATGCTTAACGGCGGAGGCGCTCGTCGGAGCGCGTGGAAGTCGCCGCTTTGTGCGAATCGCACCACCGCGATTCGCAACTACGCCATGGCTTGATCGGGATGAAGTTTGCCGTCGAGATGCGCGCGAACGTCGCATCGCGAGCACAGCGCGAGGTGACGAAGCGTGTCCGTCACCTCGTTCGAACGCGCGACGTCAGACGCCGAGCTTCGACTTCAAGAGGTCGTTGACGCTCTGCGGGTTGGCCTTGCCGCCCGACGCCTTCATCACCTGGCCGACGAACCAGCCGAGCGACTGCGGCTTGTCCTTGACCTGCGCGGCCTTGTCGGGATTGGCCGCGATGATGTCGTCGACCACCTTCTCGATCGCCGACAGATCGGTAACCTGCTTCATGCCGCGGCTTTCGACCAGCGCGCGGGGATCGCCGCCCTCCTGCCAGACGATCTCGAACAGATCCTTCGCGATCTTCCCCGAGATCGTGCCCTCGCCGATCAGGTCAATGATCGCAGCCAACTGCTCGGCATTGACCGGAGAGCCCGTAATATCCCGTCCTTCCTTGTTGAGACGGCCGAACAGCTCGTTGATCACCCAGTTCGCCGCCATCTTGCCGTCGCGGGCACGGTTGCCGAGCGCGTCCAGCACCGTCTCGTAGAACACCGCGCTCTCGCGCTCGGCCACCAGCACGCTCGCATCGTAAGCCGACAAGCCGAAATTGGCAACGAAGCGCGCCTTCTTCTGGTCCGGCAGCTCCGGCAGCTCCGCCTTCAGCTCATCGACGAAGCTTTGCGAGAACTCGAGCGGCAGCAGGTCGGGGTCGGGGAAGTAGCGGTAGTCGTGCGCCTCTTCCTTGGACCGCATCGATCGCGTCTCGCCCTTGTTGGGGTCGTAGAGCCGCGTTTCCTGCTCGATCGCGCCGCCGTCCTCCAGGATCTCGATCTGGCGCCGCGCCTCATACTCGATCGCCTGGCCGATGAAGGTGATCGAGTTCATGTTCTTGATCTCGCAGCGGGTGCCGAGCGGCGCACCCGGCTTGCGCACGGAGACGTTGACGTCGGCGCGCAAGGATCCCTTCTCCATGTCGCCGTCGCAGGTGCCGAGATAGCGCAGGATCGAGCGCAGCTTGGTCACGTAGGCCTTGGCCTGCTCGGCATCGCGGATGTCGGGCTTGGACACGATCTCCATCAGCGCCACGCCGCAGCGGTTGAGGTCGACATAGGACATGGTCGGCGACTGATCGTGCAGCAATTTGCCGGCGTCCTGCTCCAGATGCAGCCGCTCGATCCCGATCGTGGCGGTCTTGCCGCCGTCCAGTTCGACCACGACCTCGCCCTCGCCCACGATCGGCGACTTGTACTGGCTGATCTGGTAGCCCTGCGGCGAGTCCGGATAGAAATAGTTCTTGCGGTCGAACACCGAGCGCAGATTGATCTGCGCATTGAGGCCGAGCCCGGTGAGCACGGCCTGGCGGACGCACTCTTCATTGATCACGGGCAGCATGCCCGGCATCGCGGCATCGACCAGCGAGACATGGCTGTTCGGCTCGCCGCCGAATTCGGTCGGGGCGCCCGAGAACAATTTTGATTTCGAGGTGACCTGGGCGTGGATCTCCATGCCGATGACCATCTCCCAGTCACCGGTGGCGCCCTTGAGAAGCTTGTGCGTGGCCGTGCTCATGTCTTGCTCCCGAGCAGCGTGGCAGCGATCCGCTCCCACTCTGCCTCCAATGAATCCTTTGCCGTCGGCTGGCCGGCCTGGCGATACCAGTAGCCGGCATTGCCCAGATCGCCTTCGACGCGGTGCAGATAGGCGTGCACCCAGGCAGCGTCGCGGCCGTTGTCGTCCTGAACGATTTTGTGCGCCTGGTCCCAGTCGCCCTTGCCGGCCCACCAGAGACCGGCGAGCGGCGCGTTCAGGCCAGGCGCGGGCGCCGCGCCGTCGAGGCTTGCGATGAACGCGGCGACATTCACCACCACCTCGCGGGCGTGAAGCGGCCGGCGGCCTGCTCGATCACCTCGCCGAGCGAGAACAGCGTCTCCTCGTCGAAGGGACGGCCGATCAGTTGCAGGCCGAGCGGCAGCCCCTGCGCGTCCTTGCCGGCGGGCACGGCGATGCCGGGCAGGCCCGCCATGTTCACGGTCACCGTGAAGATGTCGTTGAGATACATCTCGACCGGGTCGGCACCGCCCTTCTCGCCGATGCCGAAGGCCGCCGACGGCGTCGCCGGCGTCAGGATCGCGTCGACGCCCTTGGCGAAGCAATCCTCAAAGTCCTTCTTGATCAGCGTGCGCACTTTCTGGGCGCGCAGATAGTAGGCGTCGTAATAGCCGGCCGAGAGCACGTAGGTGCCGATCATGACGCGGCGGCGCACCTCTGCGCCAAACCCTTCTGCGCGGGTGTTCTCGTACAGCTCGTTGATCGTCTTGCCCTGCTCGCGCAGCCCGTAGCGGACGCCGTCATAGCGCGCCAGGTTCGAGGACGCTTCCGCCGGCGCCACGATGTAATAGGCCGGCAGCGCGTATTTGGTGTGCGGCAGCGACACCTCGACGAGCTCGGCGCCCGCCGCCTTCAGCCAGGCCGCGCCCTCGCTCCAGAGTTTCTCGATCTCGGCCGGCATGCCGTCGAGACGATACTCCTTGGGGATGCCGATCCTGAGGCCCTTCACGGACTTGCCGATCGCAGCCTCGTAATCCGGCACGGGAATGTCGACCGAGGTCGTGTCCTTCGGATCGTGCCCGGCCATCGAGCGCAGCAGCATCGCGCTGTCGCGCACGCTGCGGGCGATCGGACCGGCCTGGTCGAGCGAGGAGGCAAAGGCGACGATGCCCCAGCGCGAGCAGCGGCCATAGGTCGGCTTGATGCCGACGGTCGCGGTGAATGCCGCCGGCTGGCGGATCGAGCCGCCAGTGTCGGTCGCCGTCGCGCCCATGCAGAGCAGCGCCGCCACGGCCGAGGCCGAGCCGCCGGACGAGCCGCCCGGCACCAGCGTGGTGTTGGAGCCGTCGCGCCGCCAGGGATTGCCGACGGGACCGAAGCACGAGGTCTCGTTCGCCGAGCCCATCGCGAACTCGTCATTGTTGAGCTTGCCAAGCATCACCGCGCCGTCGCGCCAGAGCTGCGAGGTGATCGTGGACTCATAGGTCGGCACGAAATTGCCGAGGATCTTCGAGCACGCCGTGGTGCGCACGCCCTTGGTGGCGAACAGGTCCTTGATGCCGAGCGGAATGCCCGCGAGCGGACCGGCATCGCCCTTGGCGATCTTGCCGTCGGCCTCGCGCGCCATGGAGCGCGCCTGGTCTGGCGTCTCAAGCACGAAGGCGTTGAGCACCCGCGCGGCTTCGATCGCGTTCAGATGCGCGTCGGTCAGCTCGAGCGACGTGAAAGTTTTTGCCGCGAGACCCTTGCGGGCCTCGGCGAGCGTCAGCGATGTCAAATCGGTCATTTATTGATCGGGCTGCAGAAGAACGGAGACAGGGTTTTGTCGTTGGCCGGGTCGTCTTTTTTGGCGGCCGCATTCGCGGCGGCCTCGAGCTCGTCGAGCACGGCATTGACGGCGACATTGGGATCGGCAGCCTTGCCCTGCCGCTCCATCTTGTCGAGATAGTTCATGTAGGCCTGATAGGCCTTCTCATCGTCGCAAAGCATGCACATCGGACGGCGTCCTGAAAGTTACTCGACGACTTTGGGCACAAGAAAGAAGTGACCTTCGGTCGCGGGCGCGTTGGCAACGATATCCTCGGCGATCTCGCCGTCATTGACCAAATCTTGCCGCTTCTTCATCTGCATCGGGGTGACCGAGGTCATCGGCTCCACGCCCTCGACATTGACCTCCGAGAGCTGCTCGACAAAGGCGAGCATGGCGTTGAGCTCGCCCTGCAGATGCGGAACCTCGCCCTCGGAAACCGCAATGCGCGCCAGATGCGCGATGCGGCGGACGGTAGCGGCGTCGACGGACATTATATAAGGCCTCTCACGGCAAAACCTATGTGCCGTATAGCAGAGGCCGGTTTTGCGCCGCAACCGGCGCTTCCCACCTTACCCCGCCAGAGCCTTCATCCGGGCCAGCGCCGATTTGGCAAAATCCCGGGTCAATTCGGCCGCCGGGACCTCGCGGCCCAGGGCCACGGCCTGGCCGGCCCAGAGATTGGTGAAATCGACCCTGCCCTGCTTTTCGGCAGCCGTCTTCAGCGGCCCCAGCGCGGTCGCGGCATGCGGAAACGGCGGCGCATCCGGCGAGACCGGGCCGGCCTCGCGCATCAGGCGGTTCTGGACCCCGCGCGCCGGACGTCCGGTCATGACGTTGGTGATGACGGTGGAATCGTCGCCCGCCTCGGCGAGCGCCTTGCGGCCGCCCGCGCTGACCTTGGATTCCGGACAGCGCAAGTAAGCACTGCCGATCTGCACGCCGGAGGCGCCGAGCGCAAAGGCCGCGGCAATGCCGCGCCCGTCGGCGATGCCGCCGGCCGCGATCACCGGCACCTTCACGGCGTCGGCGACCTGCGGCACCAGCGCAAACGTGCCGGGCTGCTCGGAGATCCTGTCGGTCAGGAACATGCCGCGATGGCCGCCAGCCTCGGCGCCTTGCGCGATCACGGCATCGACGCCGTGCTGCTCGAGCCAGACCGCTTCCTTCACGGTCGTGGCGGACGAGATGACGAGGCAGCCGGCCGCCTTGACGCGCTTGAGCAGCGCCGGCTCCGGCAGACCGAAATGAAAGCTGACGACTTCCGGCTTCAGCTCCTCGACGACCTCGCAGAAGGCGGCATCGAATGGCGCACGGTTCGCCGCACTGATGGGCGCCGCCGGGTCGAGGCCATGCTCCGCATAATAGCCCGTGAGCCGTTGCTTCCAGCGCGCTTCGGCCTCGGCCGTGAGCTCGACGGGCGTGTGGCAGAAGAAGTTCATGTTCACCGGCGCCTTCACGCGCTGGCGGATGAGGCCGACCTGCTCGCGCGCTTTCTCCGCCGACAGCATCGCGCAGGGCAGCGAGCCCAGCGCACCGCCTTGCGCGGCCGCGATCACCAGCCCCGCATCCATCACACCGGCCATCGGCGCCAGCACGATCGGGAGTTCGGTCTTGAAGAGGTCGGTCAGTCGGCGGTCAGGCCACATGGTTTGGTCTCGCTAGTTGTTGTCCTTACCCTCCCCTGGAGGGGGAGGGTCGATCGCGCGAAGCGCGAGCGGGGTGGGGTGACGGTCTCTCCATTGAGACGCTGCCCGCGTGGAGAGATCACCCCACCCCGCTACGCATTGCGCTTCGCTACATGCGCAGCGACCCTCCCCCTCCAGGGGAGGGTGAAGAACTCTGCGCCGCCGTCACCGAATTGCGACGGCCGGCAAGTAACTGCTCAGCCTCGATCGCGATGCGTTCAACGATCTCGGCCGCCGGGGGAATATCATGGATCAGGCCGACGGCCTCGCCGGCAAAGACCGCCGCGACCTCGAAATTGCATGCGGCTCTCGCCGCGGCATACGCGGCAGCAACCTCGCCTGCGCGCTGCATCAGCTCGACCTCGCGGCCGGTCCAGCTCTTGATGTGATCGTTGACCAGCGTCCGCGCCGTGAACGGCGCCGGCCAGAACAGGCTGCGCGACCAGTCGACGATGACGCCGCGCACCGTGTCATTGCTGTCGGCGTCGCGAATGCGCTGCTTGGCCTCGTCCGCGCCATTGGCCTCGACGCTGGCATAGAAGCGCGTGCCGATCAGCACGCCGGATGCACCCAGCATCATCATCGCGGCGAGCCCGCGGCCATCGGCGATACCGCCGGCCGCGACGACCGGCACCCGCCCTGCCGCGAGATCGACGATCGCCGGCACGATATCGACCGTGGTGCGCGATGCGCCATGGCCGCCGGCCTCGGTGCCCTGTGCGATCAGAATCTCCGCCCCGGCATCGAGCGCCTGCTTCGCCATGTCCTCGCTCTGCACCTGACAGATCAATCGCGCGCCGCGCGTCGTGATCCGCGGCGCGAACGGCGCGGGATCGCCGAATGACAGCATCACGGCCTGCGGCTCGGCGTCGAGCGCGATGTCGAGAAGCTCGGGCTGCTTGGCCAGGCTCCAGGTGATGAAGCCGATACCGAACGGCGCAAAACCCTTCAGCTCCCTGGTCTCGGCCTCCAGCCGCGCCCGGTCGCCGTAGCCACCGCCCAGGATCCCAAATCCGCCCGCTCCGCTGACGGCGCGGGTCAGCCGGCTGCCTGCGATCGTATCCATCGGCGCCGACAGGATCGGATGCTTGATCCCGAGAAGCTCCGTCAGCGGCGTGGTGATCGGCATGGGTCCTCCCGCTCTGGACAGGAACATTAGGCGCGAATAGCATTCTTCAAAATTGAATTCTAGAGAACGCTGCCATCTCAAAAGCGAAACGACGCCATGGAACTCAGCGATATCCAGACCTTTGCCGCGGTCGCCCGCACCGGCGGCATCACCCGCGCCGCCGAAGAGCTCAACACGGTGCAATCCAACGTCACCCAGCGCGTGAAGGCGCTGGAGGCAGAGATCGGCACGCCGCTGTTCGAACGCCACAGCCGCGGCATGACTCTGACCGGCGCCGGCAAACGTCTTTTGCCTTACGCGCAGCGGATGGCCGCATTATCGCGCGAAGCCGTGCTCGCTGCGCGTGACGATGGCGAGCCGAAGGGACCGCTCGCGATCGGCTCGATGGAGACGACGGCCGCCGTGCGGTTGCCGCCCCTCCTCGCCGATTTCCACCGCAACTTCCCCGCCGTCCGGTTGAGCCTGCGCACCGCGCCCACCGCCGACCTCGTCGCCGGCGTGCTCGAAGGCGCGCTCGACGGCGCCTTCGTCGCGGGTCCCATCGCACATGCCGAGCTCACCGCGACGAGCGCCTTCCGCGAAGAGCTGGTGCTGGTCAGCGCGCGGCGCTAGAGTTCGCTCGCCGAGCTGCGCGCCGGCACACCGGAGTCGGGCCCGACGGCGCTGGCGTTCCGCACCGGCTGCACCTACCGCCAGCGTCTCGAACAGATCTTCGTCGAGTTCGGCTGGCCGTCGGCGGCGCGCTTCGAGCTCGGCACACTCGACGGCATGATCGGCTGCGTCGCCGCCGGCATGGGCGTGACGCTGTTGCCGCGCACGGTCGTCGAACGCAGCGCGATGAGCGGCAGCGTGACCATCCACACGCTGAGCGCCTCGCACGCGCGCGTCGAGACGCTCTTCATCCAGCGCCGCGCCGGGCACCAAACCAGCGCACTCGGCGGATTCATCTCCTGCCTGAAGAAAGACGACGACGTCATCGCGGCCTGAGGCGACGCAGTGTTCCGCGCGACGAAATTCGTCACAAATCCATCGCGTTCAAACTGCGCTGCGTTCAGTCGACGCGACGCAGTATACGCGCGAAAAACTTTGAAGCGCGCGCCCCTTCTA includes the following:
- the gatB gene encoding Asp-tRNA(Asn)/Glu-tRNA(Gln) amidotransferase subunit GatB, encoding MSTATHKLLKGATGDWEMVIGMEIHAQVTSKSKLFSGAPTEFGGEPNSHVSLVDAAMPGMLPVINEECVRQAVLTGLGLNAQINLRSVFDRKNYFYPDSPQGYQISQYKSPIVGEGEVVVELDGGKTATIGIERLHLEQDAGKLLHDQSPTMSYVDLNRCGVALMEIVSKPDIRDAEQAKAYVTKLRSILRYLGTCDGDMEKGSLRADVNVSVRKPGAPLGTRCEIKNMNSITFIGQAIEYEARRQIEILEDGGAIEQETRLYDPNKGETRSMRSKEEAHDYRYFPDPDLLPLEFSQSFVDELKAELPELPDQKKARFVANFGLSAYDASVLVAERESAVFYETVLDALGNRARDGKMAANWVINELFGRLNKEGRDITGSPVNAEQLAAIIDLIGEGTISGKIAKDLFEIVWQEGGDPRALVESRGMKQVTDLSAIEKVVDDIIAANPDKAAQVKDKPQSLGWFVGQVMKASGGKANPQSVNDLLKSKLGV
- a CDS encoding nitronate monooxygenase family protein — its product is MWPDRRLTDLFKTELPIVLAPMAGVMDAGLVIAAAQGGALGSLPCAMLSAEKAREQVGLIRQRVKAPVNMNFFCHTPVELTAEAEARWKQRLTGYYAEHGLDPAAPISAANRAPFDAAFCEVVEELKPEVVSFHFGLPEPALLKRVKAAGCLVISSATTVKEAVWLEQHGVDAVIAQGAEAGGHRGMFLTDRISEQPGTFALVPQVADAVKVPVIAAGGIADGRGIAAAFALGASGVQIGSAYLRCPESKVSAGGRKALAEAGDDSTVITNVMTGRPARGVQNRLMREAGPVSPDAPPFPHAATALGPLKTAAEKQGRVDFTNLWAGQAVALGREVPAAELTRDFAKSALARMKALAG
- the gatC gene encoding Asp-tRNA(Asn)/Glu-tRNA(Gln) amidotransferase subunit GatC; the encoded protein is MSVDAATVRRIAHLARIAVSEGEVPHLQGELNAMLAFVEQLSEVNVEGVEPMTSVTPMQMKKRQDLVNDGEIAEDIVANAPATEGHFFLVPKVVE
- a CDS encoding nitronate monooxygenase family protein, whose translation is MPITTPLTELLGIKHPILSAPMDTIAGSRLTRAVSGAGGFGILGGGYGDRARLEAETRELKGFAPFGIGFITWSLAKQPELLDIALDAEPQAVMLSFGDPAPFAPRITTRGARLICQVQSEDMAKQALDAGAEILIAQGTEAGGHGASRTTVDIVPAIVDLAAGRVPVVAAGGIADGRGLAAMMMLGASGVLIGTRFYASVEANGADEAKQRIRDADSNDTVRGVIVDWSRSLFWPAPFTARTLVNDHIKSWTGREVELMQRAGEVAAAYAAARAACNFEVAAVFAGEAVGLIHDIPPAAEIVERIAIEAEQLLAGRRNSVTAAQSSSPSPGGGGSLRM
- the gatA gene encoding Asp-tRNA(Asn)/Glu-tRNA(Gln) amidotransferase subunit GatA yields the protein MTDLTSLTLAEARKGLAAKTFTSLELTDAHLNAIEAARVLNAFVLETPDQARSMAREADGKIAKGDAGPLAGIPLGIKDLFATKGVRTTACSKILGNFVPTYESTITSQLWRDGAVMLGKLNNDEFAMGSANETSCFGPVGNPWRRDGSNTTLVPGGSSGGSASAVAALLCMGATATDTGGSIRQPAAFTATVGIKPTYGRCSRWGIVAFASSLDQAGPIARSVRDSAMLLRSMAGHDPKDTTSVDIPVPDYEAAIGKSVKGLRIGIPKEYRLDGMPAEIEKLWSEGAAWLKAAGAELVEVSLPHTKYALPAYYIVAPAEASSNLARYDGVRYGLREQGKTINELYENTRAEGFGAEVRRRVMIGTYVLSAGYYDAYYLRAQKVRTLIKKDFEDCFAKGVDAILTPATPSAAFGIGEKGGADPVEMYLNDIFTVTVNMAGLPGIAVPAGKDAQGLPLGLQLIGRPFDEETLFSLGEVIEQAAGRFTPARWW